In Helianthus annuus cultivar XRQ/B chromosome 3, HanXRQr2.0-SUNRISE, whole genome shotgun sequence, a single window of DNA contains:
- the LOC110931444 gene encoding N66 matrix protein-like — translation MGALPECDICQYHHSGQCRLMKCESCRKTGHSKETCWAGTGTGRGGQRGYENGNGNRPQGGNGGNGNSGNVGNQAGNGNHGANNNQGGNRNGNGRGPSCFNCGDMRHFKRECPKLNEGFST, via the coding sequence ATGGGTGCTCTGCCCGAATGTGATATATGCCAGTACCATCATTCTGGCCAGTGCAGGTTAATGAAATGTGAGTCTTGCAGGAAGACTGGCCATTCAAAGGAAACATGCTGGGCTGGTACTGGTACAGGTCGTGGTGGTCAGAGAGGTTATGAAAATGGCAATGGAAACCGCCCgcaaggaggaaatggcggaaatggTAATAGTGGAAATGTTGGGAATCAAGCTGGAAATGGAAACCATGGAGCAAATAACAATCAAGGTGGTAATAGGAACGGTAATGGTCGAGGACCAagttgtttcaattgtggagacatgaggcatttcaagcgagaatgcccAAAGCTCAatgaagggttttcaacatag